The window ctcctcctcgattctcataaGTTGCACTTAAGCTatcaaaaaaaaggaaataattttattttttaaaaaatatttataaattttatattaaataaatactaaaaatacTAAATGAAAACATCGCCTTCCTCCTCGCTTCTCATAGGGGGCACTTAAGCAATCAagaaaaatcaatatttttagtttaaatattatattttaattaaatattaaaattaattaaatactaaataaaaacagcgccctcctcctcggtTCTCATACGGGGCACTTAAGGTCCGTCAAAAttcagaaaaaataaataattaagttAATTTAAGTTGTATATTTAGACCTGTGTCCTGATCCCTGATGGCCATAATCCAAGGTAAGGACGATTAGCTTATGATCTAGACTAAGTCctttagacttttattaaCCCTCTTCCGGGTTTGCTTCCTCATTCCAGATACAGCTTGATCAAGATCGGCAAGAAGTTCAACTAGGAGGCCTACGACAAGGATTGCAGCCACTATTCCTGGGGGATTCCCTTAAAAAACGCCGGCAGGGCATAAGTGCCCCCAGCGATGCCCATGTCTTGGGCAATTTCTATCCAAATAGTCATCAGATGGATTGAATGGACTAAGTTTTATACAATAATaaattcctattttttttttccagtgtaAGACTAACTCCTGTTGCGGTTGACTGCACTGGCCGCCTGTCAATTCGAGAAGTCGTCACTTGGCTCCACTGCTCTGCTTGCGGTTGACATTCGCGACGATGGTTGTCATGCCTATGGCCTCCAATCCGCTGGAATTAAGTCCATTCCCAGCTCCACTGCCACTGGCGACCTCCTGCTTCCTGTGACAAGTGTGGCTTTGATGGGTGGCCAATTCGGGACTATCTCTTTGAACCAGAACATCAGCCCACCTCCTTGGGGTTTAAAGTTTCCATGAGATGAGTGGGTTACAAGAGGTCGAATTTGATGGCCTTGAATGTTACAATAATAGAAGCtattgttttatatttaaattgtaaGGAATATATAACAGATGCTGTAGATTTTAAAATTGGgaatttttagttattatttaaatcaCTCTTAAAGAATAAACAGAAAATTACTTGTTAAAAGTATTAATCCCCTGAGATTGCGGTTTACCAAGGTCCATGGCTCCCTGATTTGGCTCTGATGAGGGTCTGGGGTTATGGAAGATGTCATGGGAATACCATCGCGCGTCATGTCACTTGTGGTTTCCATATCAAATATCCGATGCCCAACCAAAAATATGCGCATAAAATAAAagggggctggggctgggagGGAGAGAAGCTAAGCGAATGCAGCCaactatagaatatagtaTCCATATCCTTTCAGGGTGCTCTTGTGCTGCTTTACCTTGGGCATACACATGTGCATAATTACGCTTTTATTAACGTTCAGCCGGCGGGGAAGCCAAGTGAAAAAGTGCCACCCACCCACTAGCCCCTTTTGTCTACGTGGGCGGACTGTTGAATGCAAACAGGTGAGCTTTCTGGTACGTTGCAGCAACAACTGGCGCGTCCTGGCACATCCGCACAATCCTTTGCGGAGCATCCGCTCTCCGAGCACATCCTCCTCAGAGACACTTGAACCGCACTCGGCTTAAATGAAGTGCACACGCCGTCATGCACATCAAAGCCTGCCGCCGCCTTTGGCTTGGCGCAGTCAACTAATTAGACACGCCCCCTGCCTAGCAGTCCTGGCAGCCATCTGAAACCATAATTACGGCTAACTGTTCTCCGGGTCTCTCCATCTCGATTAGAATGGGCACTAAAAGTTTTTCCACATTTGCCTTAAATCGAGGActgtttaaatgaaaatgtgggctcaattatttaattaaggTGGCAATTAAAAACTATCCTGAAGGAGTTTCTCAAAAGGGTCTTAggcacttaaaaaaatgatCAAATCCTctgattaaattattttttatttaacaatcCATACAGCACTTTATGAAATATTCTTAACCTAAATTATCCAAAAACAAACTAACCCTGTCTCAGCTTAAGCCCCGTAAAGTAAAAAATTTCAGTacttaaaaaaatcatttagaTATAAAATCCTGATTTCTTTTTTAGCTGAACCTTTGCAGTTGAACCAcaattattgtttattgttttaagTTTCACTTTGTCTTTTAAACGGGTATACGGGTTTGTCTTTTATATGGGTGTTTCAGTctttgaatttaaatatttaaaaaaaaggatatttgcGACGCGGGCCCTGACCATAATATCAAAAAACATGCCAATatactttcaaaaaaaatattttaaacacaATTTGCAGAGTAACTTTcaaaaaaacaatcaaaagaaaatatatatacatataataaacTTTGTAACTTAAACTAATCTAATCTAAACAACTAAAAAGGTCTGTTCACACAATTATCAACAACAAATTATTCTTAAAACTAGATACGCGGTATATATGCTACTATATACTCAAGGGGATTTAAGTATTCCATTGATAAATTCCATTATTCTCGCCTTTTTGTCATAAAGTTTGTAAAGTATTAGAAAGAATCAAAAGAACACTCTCATCGCCTATGTTACGATTTAAAAATAGTCGTCCTAGAGAGATATACAATTAGGAGAACCTTCGTTCTGGGTTATCCTCTGGTGATGTTTTGCCTTCGCTTGAGTATATCCGCTGCTGGTTCACGTACAGCTGCAATGGCGATACCTGGCCAAGCAGATGAACTGGCGGCGGTGGTGTCAGATCCAGTGGAGTGGTGGACGCTGTGGATAAGCTTGTGGGCGAGGTGGAACCCATGCTTGAGGAGCTGGACCTGTTAGATAGCGACTGAGCCGATCTGGTTCTGCGGAGAGGCTCCGCTGAAGCTGAAGACTTTCGGCTACCTTGCTCCCCATAGCTATGAACTCTACCCACCACTTTAAGGTTGGTTCTATACGGCGGCTGACTCTGCGCCGCTTGGCTGTGGTAGGACTTCCTTAGAATGCAacaaatggccaaaaatggCACTATCAAAATGCCGCAGAAGCCGAGGGCAATAATTAGAAAAACATCAATGCCTTCGATTCTCCAAAAATTCAACGTATTGGCATGGGATTTAAGGTAATCAGCTCCCCCAGAGTCCAAAATGAGCTGAATCTTTCGAACTGCTTTGGCGGCTGGCGAGGAGTCGCGGCTTATCAGCCGCTCGTTAAGTTGGCCCATCTTTTCCACGTAGCTGCTGTTCAGGGTGAGCTGCCTGATCCCGTGAAGCAGAGCGTCGTAGGTTATGGCATCGTAGCCCACAGTTAGCGAGACTCCATGGTGTTGCAGTCTCTTGGCCATCACCTCCTGCTCGGCCAAAAGGGGAATGGCAAGTATTGGCTTTCGTCCCACGACTGATTCCCACACACTCAGCTGCCCACAGCTGCTGATGAACATCTTCACCTGTGGATGGACTAAAACCGCCTGCTGCGGAAACCAATCCGCAATAAGCACATTCTCCGGCAGCTGCAGATCCGGTATAAACTGCTCTGTTTCCCATTTCAATAGAAAGTGAAACTCCTTGAGATGCCCAAAAACATCCACAATAACTGAGAGCTTCTCCAGCGGCAACTGAGCTGTCTGGACATCGGCACCCAAACTAAAGTAGATCACCCCACTCGGTGAACTTTTCATGAATGATTCCAGGTGCTAAAAATGGAACAAAATTAAGGTAAAGAGGAGTTACTAAAGCACTTACTTACCTTTGGCAAGATGAGTTCATTGGCATTGGTCAAATGCAATCCGCCCACCTCCACCATGTTTGGCAAATAAGCTCGCGAATAGTGCAGACCTGGATGGGAATTGATTAGGGCCAGGCTCAAGTTCTTGGTGAGATCTCTATAGAGCGGTAGCTCCTTCACGAGTAGCTCAAAGTGGTTCGTGTAAACTGATTGCTGGGAAATCAAGTGGAAAAAACTGCAAAATAAAATGTAGCATTTAGAATAATTAGATAAAGATAAAATACAATTGGAGCTTTTAAAGCttttgaaacaaaattaaatatacgTTCGCATTGGAAATTAGGTTTCGCTTTGTTGACTTTGATATTTCATTTAGAATTCTAATTGCAGGGTAATTAGATTCAAATTCCAGCTTTAAATAGATTTTTGTTCAAGTATTTGTTGTGTCAGAACAGACACTCATACTAAGATTGCAACAAACATTCATGAAATGAATATTAAAGATAAGACACTCCAAGTATGACAGAAACTTAAGATGACAATACTTAAAAGTTTAAACTCTATCTTGAGTCTAAATTCTAGACTTTACTGTGCGTACTTGTAGGTCAACCGTTCAAAGGTACTCATCAGCGAGTTTACAATCCTCTGCCTGGTATTCATCTTCTCCGTAAAGGGCAAAAAGTTGCTGGGATCCAGGGACGAAGATTGCGGATTGCCAAACATATTATTGAGCCAGGAGTTGGCGTCGGTGGGGCTGATTGCAACGGTGGGAATACCATAATAAAAGGCCAATCTAAAAGCATGAAGAAGTTAATGGAATGAAGCTTGTAGAGATTCTCTAAACACACCCTAACAAAGCATCACTTAGGAACAAGTCCAC of the Drosophila ananassae strain 14024-0371.13 chromosome 2R, ASM1763931v2, whole genome shotgun sequence genome contains:
- the LOC6493653 gene encoding UDP-glycosyltransferase UGT4; its protein translation is MRLLQIVSLLLCVVLASGANILAVLPSVWKSHYLFGRKLLQELVESPGNHSVTLISPHAAQDGVDWEIPRIRELRIEGLRENWLDMGMSFEAEEMHAQSVMERFTRLIYAGTTNVDILLSDSQVRKLLTSGERFDLLIVDLFLSDALLGLAFYYGIPTVAISPTDANSWLNNMFGNPQSSSLDPSNFLPFTEKMNTRQRIVNSLMSTFERLTYNFFHLISQQSVYTNHFELLVKELPLYRDLTKNLSLALINSHPGLHYSRAYLPNMVEVGGLHLTNANELILPKHLESFMKSSPSGVIYFSLGADVQTAQLPLEKLSVIVDVFGHLKEFHFLLKWETEQFIPDLQLPENVLIADWFPQQAVLVHPQVKMFISSCGQLSVWESVVGRKPILAIPLLAEQEVMAKRLQHHGVSLTVGYDAITYDALLHGIRQLTLNSSYVEKMGQLNERLISRDSSPAAKAVRKIQLILDSGGADYLKSHANTLNFWRIEGIDVFLIIALGFCGILIVPFLAICCILRKSYHSQAAQSQPPYRTNLKVVGRVHSYGEQGSRKSSASAEPLRRTRSAQSLSNRSSSSSMGSTSPTSLSTASTTPLDLTPPPPVHLLGQVSPLQLYVNQQRIYSSEGKTSPEDNPERRFS